The sequence TGAATGCCTCTTCCTTTTACAGAATGCTCAATTATAACTTCGGGAAATTCTTTAACTATTTTTATAGTATTGTCTGAACTTCCTCCATCTACAACTATAATTTCTTTACTATATTTCTTATTACTATTCGCAATTAGGTATTTTATATTTTTTGCTATATTTTTTTCCTCATTTAAAACAGGAATAATAATGGAAATCTTCATTCTATTTGTTTAGGCTCCAATTGTAATCTAAATATCTAACTTTTGCATCTTCATTAATATTTATTGTAGAATATTTATTTATAAAATCAATTAATGAAGTATTCTTCGATTTAAAATCTCCAGAGAACCAGCTAAAAATTTCTGATATTTTTATTTCATTTGCTTCAATTACATTTTTAGATCCATCATTAATAAAATCTTTTGTAACCGATTCTAATTGTGAATTTAACGTTTGAGGTAAAAAGGGCTTATTTAATAGATCGGGACAAGAAAAAGAGGCGCAATTAATTGCGAAATGAATTCTAGGTTCGTTCATTTTTCTTAAAATATTATGCTCAATATAGGACAATGATATGTTTTTTGATCCTAAAACAATGAACTTATCGTCCCATGCATTTCTAATATTTTTGATACTTTTAGTTGGATAATTATCAATTACTTTTTTTAAAGTATGAACATTATACGAATTAATATAATAAGCTAAAATTTCATTTCTTGACCAATTTTTTCTTGGTTGTGTTTTTTCGAATTCCGCAACAACTAGATTTAATTCGGCAACATTAGTTTTCAATTTATCATAGTTTACATTTCCTTTACTAGAAACATGATTGCTTAATAAATCGGTATAATTTCTATAGTCAAAGTTTTGTGCAAAACCCTGAACAGTTATCAATAATAGTAAAATAATTCTTTTCATATGTGTGATTTTTTTTTGTTATAGGTCACATATGTTATCGCTTTTATTCATTTGTGTTTATTTCACTAAATATAATTCAATTTGTGTTCAGTGAATTTTATTTGTTTGCAACAAACTTGTTGTTAATGGCGATTTCATAGTCGTGTGCTTTTTAATTAATGGCTATTTCTTTTCACTCTAAAATTTTAACGGATAAGCTTCTTGTTTAAGAAAGCTATCAGGAAATTCTTCATCATCATCAAAACCTAATTCAATATCCTTGCCATCTTTAGGTATATAATCACTTTTAAAGAGATAATCCCAAATGCTTAGTGAAATTCCGTAGTTTGCACCATATTTTCTAGGCATTTCTTTACTATGATGCCAAATATGCATTTTAGGATTGTTGAATATATATTTTAGAAAACCATAATCCCAACCTAAATTAGCATGGTTTAAATGTCCGATTGCAATAGTAATAAAGTGAACAATAAAGACATCTTGTATTGAAAAACCACCAATTATAGCCATAGGAACATATAACAATGTTTTGTAGACAACTGGTTCCATCCAATGGTAGCGAAGATGTGCTGCAAAACCCATTTCTTTAACAGAATGATGTACTTTGTGAAATTTCCAAAAGAACTCGTAGCGGTGTAATAATCGATGCGTGTTCCATTGTACAAAATCGGAAACAATAAAAAATATAAACAAGGCTAATGGTTTTGGCAATTCGGATAAATCGACCAATTGTAATGACTTAAGTTCTAAATTAAAGAGTCCTAAAAAATCATTAAACAATTGAGCTGTTACATTATTCATTGCCATCAGAATAATCAGGTTTAACAAAAAGAAATTAAAAAACATATAGAATGTATCTAACCAAAAATCTTTTCTAAAAACTGCTTGGTTTTTTCTCCAAGGAAAAATATTCTCTAATGCAAAAACAATTAAAGAAATAATTATCAATCCATAAAAATAATTTTCTACGTGAAGGTTAACTAATTCATTTTTCAAATAATTAAAATGATCTGAATACGAATTGACAATTATTTCTTGATATTTATTCATTGCTAAAAAAATTATAGTTTAGTATAGACTCCAATATTAATTGTTGGAGCCAAAGGAGCATTATCAATTCCGAAAGCACCAAAAGTTGAGAAGTTAGCACCAAACTTACCTTCTATAAACTCATAGTTTGCTTTAATCCCAATGGAGTTATAAGTTTGTCTGTCTAAATGAGAAGCCCATTGATATGGATCAAGTCCTAATTTATAATTATCAAAAGCCTTTTCTTTTGAAATAGGGTTTCTAGTATCTAAAACAAACATTAAGTGTCCTTTTGGTATCACATTATATCCAACTTCTATTGTTGCCTTAAAATAGTCTGAATAATCATTATCCATATATCCATATCCAATATTTCCGAAATAATACCATTTATTGTGACTTGATCCTATTGTTACATATGGTAAAATTGTTGAAGCATTAATTCCTGTAGTACTTACAACTAACTCTTTATCTTTCTTAATCGAATTAGCAGAATATAGAATACCTGAACTAATTTTCCAATTCTTATCGGACAATTTATATTTTAAACCTAAAGAAATATTTCCAATTCCTGAAATACTTTCTGAAAAACCTGCATTTTTATAGGAAGCCGTTTTGTAGGGTAAAACCAATTGTGCTTCTAATTTATCTGTAATTCCATATTCTGCATAGGCTTGAATTGTTATGTCTGAATAATCTCCTTGATCTTCTAACTTGTTCCCATCAAACTGAACTGTGTCATATGATAAACTTGTTACACCTAATTGAACATAAGCTTTCCCTTTTTCTCTTGTCCAAGGACTTTGTGCGTTTGCAAACTGAAACCCTAACAAACCAACTACAGATAGCATTATAACTTTTTTCATATTTTAGCTTTTTTTTAAATTGGACGTACGTTTTTTATTTCCTTACACATTAACAACAACCTCCTCCATTATAATGGAAAGTACTTTCACTAATATAAATGTCTTTTCTATTTAAAGAGGCCAATGCACCTGCCGTTTTATCGCAGACTGCTAAAGGCTGATTCTTCAATAACACATGTCCTTTTTTATCATCAAAATAATTTTCTTTTCCAAAATATATGGCTGCTTTCCCTGTAAAAACACAAGGTCCATCTTCTGGCATTGGGTCTTTTATTGCACAAACTTCTATACTTTCAATAAAGATTAACTCATCTGTTGGATAATTCTCTGTATCTAATATACGATAAGGACGCCTACCTCGGATTTCAATTGTGCCAAAACCTACATCTGTTAAAGCTTTTATATAATCTTTTATAGGGATACTCCCACTTAAACATAGTGCTCGTAGATGATCATCGTTTCTTAAAGTTTCATTCATTTCTTGTTCACAAGTAGGATCACTCATTACTAATCTACCATGAGGTTTCAATACACGGTACATTTCTTGCAATGCTTTTTTTAAATCTTCTGCTTTAAAAATATTGAAAAGACAATTTTGAGCAGCTACATCGATACTTTCATCTTCAATAGGTAAATTAAGAGCATCCCCTTTTTTTAATTCTACAAATTCACTTTTAAACCAATCGTTTTCATCTTCTGCAATTTTAAAGTTTTTTCGTGAAGCTTCTAACATTTCATCGACAACATCGACACCAATTACTCCACCTTTTTGACGAGAAAAATAGGCAAACTGCAATAATTCCATTCCTCCACCAACACCAACATATAAAACTTTAGGATTATTAATTAGGTCTTGAGCTGAAATTGTACTTCCGCAGCCATAATTCATTTCTTGCATTATTTTTGGAATTTCAAGACCTGGGAATTTCCAAATGGGTGTTGTTGTACAGCAAAGACCAACGTCTGGAGTTAAAGCTGCATTTTTATATAAATCGTTTGTTGCATCTAAATAATTTTTCATAATTTCTTTAATTTAAAGTATTATTTACTTGTTTTTGATTGATGTAATTCCAAATTAGTACTGCAAAAACAGCTCCTAATGTTGGTGCTATTAAATAAATCCATAGTTGTTGTACATGAAGCGAAACTACTGCTGGTCCTAAAGATCTTGCTGGATTCATTGAAGCTCCACAAATTGGACCTGCAAACATTGCTTCTAAACCAACAACTGAACCTATAGCTAAACCTGCGAACATTCCTTGTTCTTTTGATCCATGAGCTACATTTAGAATGACCAACATTAATAAAAATGTTAGAATAAATTCCAATATAAATGATTGTAAATCACTCCCAGATGGAATAGTTGCACCTAAATATTCATTGGAAGGAAAAAGTGCTAACAAGGTTATGCTTGCTATTAATCCACCTGTAAACTGACTTACTAAATAAGGCATTACTTGTTTCTTATCAAATTTTTTAGCTATAGTAAAAGCTATAGTTACTGCTGGATTAAAATGAGCTCCAGAAATAGTTCCTAAAGCATATATCATTGCCATAACTATTAATCCAAATGTGATGGCAATACCAACGTGAGTAATTGTTCCACCAGTTTCCTGATTGATTACAATGGCTCCTGTACCGCAAAATACAATAGCAAAAGTACCTATTACCTCAGCAATATATTTTCTCATTTAAGACTTGATTAATTCTTTGAAAAGAATAATCATTTTTGGCTCTGCTTCACCAGCAACTGCAATAATTTCAGGAATATTTACTGGTTTTAAATCGTCTGGATTGCATTCATCAGTTAACACAGAAACCGCTATTACAGGTAAATTTAAATGATTGGCCACAATTACTTCAGGAACGGTACTCATCCCTACTGCATCGGCTCCAATAATTTTTAAGTATCGATATTCGGCTCTTGTTTCTAATTGCGGTCCTACAACCGCAGCATAAACACCTTTGTGAAGGGTTATCTGATTTTTTTGAGCTATAGCCAACATTTTTTCGTTCAAATTAACATCATAAGGAGTACACATATCCGTAAAACGTTCTCCAAAATCAGATACATTTTTAAAAGCTAATGGCGAACCACCTTGAAGGTTAATATGATCGTCTAGCAGCATTAGATCTCCTTTTTTATAGTTCAAATTAATCGCTCCTGCTGCATTTGAAACTAATAAGCTTGTAATTCCTAATCCTTTTAATACTCTTACAGGAAATGTGATTTCTTGAAGCGAATAACCTTCATACAAATGAAAGCGTCCTTGCATTATGATTACTTTTTTTCCTTCTAACGTTCCAAATAATAGTTTTCCTGAATGAAACTCTACTGTTGAAACAGGGAAATTAGGAATGTCTGAATAGTTAATTTCTACCTCAATGTCTAAATGATTTACTAATTGCCCTAATCCTGTTCCTAAAACAATTCCTATTTGTGGAGCCGTTATCCCTTTTTCTTTTAGAAAATTAACGGTTGTGTTTATTATTTCTATTGTCATTCTATTGGTTTGTATTTTTTAAATTCTTCTATATTTTCGATATCTTCAAAAATATCGATATCATTTAATTCTTGTATTAATTTTATGTTTTTATTTGGCAAATCTTGTAATGTATCTTTCAAAACAGTAGCAGTTCCCCATTCTTTATTCGCAAATACAGCCTTTTCCATTTGTGTCATGCCTAATAAATAATATCCTCCATCTTCAGCAGGACCAATTACAAAATCATGATTAGAAAGGTAGTTATAGGCTTCGTTTACAATGGTTGCATTCAAATCGTACAAATCGCTTCCTATAATGATTATCTTTTGATACCCTTGTTGAAATAGTTCTTCAAAAGCATTTTGCATGCGATTGCCTAAATCATAGCCAGATTGTAGCTTTTTATTAAAATATTCGGGTTGCCAAATATCGTTTTCAATGATGTTTTCGGAATAGAACACAAAACGATCTGCCATTACATCTTTCCCTACGTTCGCTGTATGTTGCAATAAAAAAGTATAAACTTCTAATGCCGCTTCGTCTCCAATCGTTTTTGCCAAACGTGTTTTGCATTTTCCTAGTTCTGGATTTCTAGTAAAAATGATGAGTGCTTTTTTTGAATTTACTGGTTTATTTTGATTCATATTCCTTTTTAAAATGCTATTTTTTTACCTTGTTGCTTTGCTTCTGTTTCTGGTAATATTTCTGTATTATCCCAAATACCTGTTACAATTGTTTTAGCATATTCTTTTGGCAAACTATGTTTTAGCATTAATTCGCCAGCCAATATATGATTATAGGTTAACTTTTTATGTTCGAAAGTTAACATTTCTTCCTTTTCTTCTAAAATCATATACCAAACAGCTGTATTCCCATTATTAGCTGGCATCCCAATGACCCCTGGATTTAGCCATAGTAATTCTTCATTACTATCCGTAAAAGGTAAGCCACAATGCCCAGCAATAATTACATCGCTATTGGTAGCTTTAAAATTAGGGAGTTTATTTTGCCATGGAGTGGATTTAAAAATAAACTCGGAAGTATTAAAATAGGAACCATGCACAACAGTGAATTTTTTATTGACAAATTCAAACTGGATAAACTCGGGTAATGTCTTTATAAAATCTAGCGAATTATTTGACAATTGACTTTTAGCATAAGGATACCACAACTGCGAAAATCCGTCACAACGTGACCCTTTTGAAAAATCGCAACCGCAATCTTCTGCATTTTCATTTAACTGAATCTCTACATTTCCTGCAATGCTATGAATCTTCCATTTCTTGATTGCCTGAAGTGTTTCTTCGGGTTGGGCACAATAACCGATACTATCGCCCGTACAAATGCAATTTTCGGGTGCTATGTTTTCTGTTTTTGCCATTTCCTGAATGGCTTCTAAAGCTTGCAAGTTGCTATATACTCCTCCAAAAAGCAATATCTTTCCTTGTAATCTTCCTATGTTTTTTATTTTCTTATCCATTTTGGTATAAAATAAACAATGATACATGTACTAATTCCCCAAACATTTACCCAAAGTAAATCGGCATATTTTCCCGTTGTAAAAACAAATGCTTTTGGAAAACTATTAAAAACCAATAACAATCCGAAAAACAATCCTGTAATAACACTAAGATAAAAACTTATTTTGGGAACTTCCCTATTCCAAAATAAAAAAACAGGTGTTAATCCTATTACCATTGTTCCCGAAATTGTAGTAGCTGATAAAATTTCGGCATTTAAAAAAACTGGAATAGTTCCTATTATTGTAATAACTATCATCGCAATTCGTCCGAAAGTAATGGATGTTCCTAAATTCAAATCGATAGTTACTAATTTTGAAAAAGATGAAAAAGTAGAATCTAATGTAGAGGCCGCAGAAGTAATCATAATAAAATTAATTACTAATAACACTATGATTCCAAACGCTTTTCCTACTTCAAAAGCAGCATCTCCTTGCATTCCGTAGGTTTTAGCATAAACACCAATCGTACTAAAAAGCACAATACAAATTCCTCCTAACAAACTTGCCCATAAAAAACTTTTTCTTGTTGTTTTTGGACTACTAATAAATGCTCTGTCGGTAAGAACCGGATCATGAAATGGATAACTAAACGATTGAATAATGGCTGCAAAAAACAAATTTAACCCTAAATCGAAACTCCATGTACTCGATGCTACTACTTGCTGCACCGTAAACGTTTCAATAGAAAAGACATTCCACAAAATAATAATTAATAAAATAGAAAATAACACCATTTGAATAGTATCCGTAAAAATAGAGCTACTTAATCCTCCTTTTAGAGAATAAGCTAGGGTTAAAACTGTAAATACTACAATTGAAACATAATAAGAATTACTTCCTTGTTCCCCGAAATAGGTTCCAATAACCATTGTATTGCTCCAAACTTCATTG is a genomic window of Flavobacterium jumunjinense containing:
- a CDS encoding TIGR04282 family arsenosugar biosynthesis glycosyltransferase; the protein is MNQNKPVNSKKALIIFTRNPELGKCKTRLAKTIGDEAALEVYTFLLQHTANVGKDVMADRFVFYSENIIENDIWQPEYFNKKLQSGYDLGNRMQNAFEELFQQGYQKIIIIGSDLYDLNATIVNEAYNYLSNHDFVIGPAEDGGYYLLGMTQMEKAVFANKEWGTATVLKDTLQDLPNKNIKLIQELNDIDIFEDIENIEEFKKYKPIE
- a CDS encoding sterol desaturase family protein; the encoded protein is MNKYQEIIVNSYSDHFNYLKNELVNLHVENYFYGLIIISLIVFALENIFPWRKNQAVFRKDFWLDTFYMFFNFFLLNLIILMAMNNVTAQLFNDFLGLFNLELKSLQLVDLSELPKPLALFIFFIVSDFVQWNTHRLLHRYEFFWKFHKVHHSVKEMGFAAHLRYHWMEPVVYKTLLYVPMAIIGGFSIQDVFIVHFITIAIGHLNHANLGWDYGFLKYIFNNPKMHIWHHSKEMPRKYGANYGISLSIWDYLFKSDYIPKDGKDIELGFDDDEEFPDSFLKQEAYPLKF
- a CDS encoding metallophosphoesterase family protein, with the translated sequence MDKKIKNIGRLQGKILLFGGVYSNLQALEAIQEMAKTENIAPENCICTGDSIGYCAQPEETLQAIKKWKIHSIAGNVEIQLNENAEDCGCDFSKGSRCDGFSQLWYPYAKSQLSNNSLDFIKTLPEFIQFEFVNKKFTVVHGSYFNTSEFIFKSTPWQNKLPNFKATNSDVIIAGHCGLPFTDSNEELLWLNPGVIGMPANNGNTAVWYMILEEKEEMLTFEHKKLTYNHILAGELMLKHSLPKEYAKTIVTGIWDNTEILPETEAKQQGKKIAF
- a CDS encoding MIP/aquaporin family protein — translated: MRKYIAEVIGTFAIVFCGTGAIVINQETGGTITHVGIAITFGLIVMAMIYALGTISGAHFNPAVTIAFTIAKKFDKKQVMPYLVSQFTGGLIASITLLALFPSNEYLGATIPSGSDLQSFILEFILTFLLMLVILNVAHGSKEQGMFAGLAIGSVVGLEAMFAGPICGASMNPARSLGPAVVSLHVQQLWIYLIAPTLGAVFAVLIWNYINQKQVNNTLN
- a CDS encoding purine-nucleoside phosphorylase — its product is MTIEIINTTVNFLKEKGITAPQIGIVLGTGLGQLVNHLDIEVEINYSDIPNFPVSTVEFHSGKLLFGTLEGKKVIIMQGRFHLYEGYSLQEITFPVRVLKGLGITSLLVSNAAGAINLNYKKGDLMLLDDHINLQGGSPLAFKNVSDFGERFTDMCTPYDVNLNEKMLAIAQKNQITLHKGVYAAVVGPQLETRAEYRYLKIIGADAVGMSTVPEVIVANHLNLPVIAVSVLTDECNPDDLKPVNIPEIIAVAGEAEPKMIILFKELIKS
- the arsM gene encoding arsenosugar biosynthesis arsenite methyltransferase ArsM, which encodes MKNYLDATNDLYKNAALTPDVGLCCTTTPIWKFPGLEIPKIMQEMNYGCGSTISAQDLINNPKVLYVGVGGGMELLQFAYFSRQKGGVIGVDVVDEMLEASRKNFKIAEDENDWFKSEFVELKKGDALNLPIEDESIDVAAQNCLFNIFKAEDLKKALQEMYRVLKPHGRLVMSDPTCEQEMNETLRNDDHLRALCLSGSIPIKDYIKALTDVGFGTIEIRGRRPYRILDTENYPTDELIFIESIEVCAIKDPMPEDGPCVFTGKAAIYFGKENYFDDKKGHVLLKNQPLAVCDKTAGALASLNRKDIYISESTFHYNGGGCC
- a CDS encoding SLC5/6 family protein; this encodes MEVIYWQWLLIIISSLLFFFLSPFAKTTDQFFKAVTKNKKPSTLVLTGSLIISWIFAKSITNAANLGLEFGIVGGVAYAGYYLSFAVAGLVLYQLRTKGNFKSIHEFLTTKFGKNAMALFSILIVIRLFNEVWSNTMVIGTYFGEQGSNSYYVSIVVFTVLTLAYSLKGGLSSSIFTDTIQMVLFSILLIIILWNVFSIETFTVQQVVASSTWSFDLGLNLFFAAIIQSFSYPFHDPVLTDRAFISSPKTTRKSFLWASLLGGICIVLFSTIGVYAKTYGMQGDAAFEVGKAFGIIVLLVINFIMITSAASTLDSTFSSFSKLVTIDLNLGTSITFGRIAMIVITIIGTIPVFLNAEILSATTISGTMVIGLTPVFLFWNREVPKISFYLSVITGLFFGLLLVFNSFPKAFVFTTGKYADLLWVNVWGISTCIIVYFIPKWIRK
- a CDS encoding DUF547 domain-containing protein, with product MKRIILLLLITVQGFAQNFDYRNYTDLLSNHVSSKGNVNYDKLKTNVAELNLVVAEFEKTQPRKNWSRNEILAYYINSYNVHTLKKVIDNYPTKSIKNIRNAWDDKFIVLGSKNISLSYIEHNILRKMNEPRIHFAINCASFSCPDLLNKPFLPQTLNSQLESVTKDFINDGSKNVIEANEIKISEIFSWFSGDFKSKNTSLIDFINKYSTININEDAKVRYLDYNWSLNK